In Persicimonas caeni, a single window of DNA contains:
- a CDS encoding FG-GAP repeat protein, with translation MFEMSRPHAAKRGLLALALGAAALVGVPASADATTIASDAEVTSDNVHADDEFGAVVAVDGDLMVVGAPHHSTQKGKAYIFARDEGGADAWGQVAELTPSRNNNLSNFGQAVAIDGDTVVFGAPREYGAGARTGEVFVFARNEGGADAWGEVTSLAASDAADNDFFGRSLALEGDTLVVGASGDDDNGSDSGAVYIFERDAGTWSETVKLAPDDTGLNDQFGKRVALEGDTLVVAADDDTANGENDGAVYIFGRNEGGLDFWGDVAKLSAPATASNPDFGDAVAIASDYLVVGADAAEGGVAESGAAYVYGRDEGGADNWGLVSTLVGSGGAAGDAFGRTVALSADALLVGAERADARGTDSGVVYLFEMNAGQWTESQKLALPALGDDDLFGSSVAIDADTFAVGATTIISEGSVYMFRLIADTGGDAGVDAGPDAGPDAGVDAGADIGVDTGPSADTGTPEDTGADVNSDIGVEADAGDDAGSQADAGGRVPEDDGEPEDEGCACSSVGSTPGSAAGIFVALVALIGVRRRLS, from the coding sequence ATGTTTGAAATGAGCCGTCCCCACGCCGCCAAGCGCGGCCTCCTTGCCTTGGCGCTTGGCGCCGCCGCCCTCGTCGGCGTACCCGCTTCTGCCGACGCGACCACGATCGCGAGCGACGCCGAGGTCACCTCCGACAACGTCCACGCCGACGACGAGTTCGGCGCGGTCGTCGCCGTCGACGGAGACCTGATGGTCGTCGGCGCGCCGCACCACAGCACCCAGAAGGGCAAGGCGTATATCTTCGCCCGAGACGAAGGCGGCGCCGACGCCTGGGGGCAGGTCGCCGAGCTGACGCCCTCGCGCAACAACAACCTGTCCAACTTCGGCCAGGCGGTCGCCATCGACGGCGACACCGTCGTGTTCGGCGCGCCCCGCGAGTATGGCGCGGGCGCTCGCACCGGCGAGGTCTTCGTCTTCGCGCGCAACGAGGGCGGGGCGGACGCCTGGGGCGAGGTCACCTCGCTGGCCGCTTCCGACGCGGCCGACAACGACTTCTTCGGCCGATCACTCGCCCTCGAAGGCGACACGCTCGTCGTAGGCGCCAGCGGCGACGACGACAACGGAAGCGACTCCGGCGCGGTCTACATCTTCGAGCGCGACGCCGGCACCTGGAGCGAGACGGTCAAGCTCGCCCCCGACGACACCGGACTGAACGACCAGTTCGGAAAGCGCGTCGCCCTCGAAGGCGACACTCTCGTGGTCGCGGCCGATGACGACACGGCCAACGGCGAGAACGACGGCGCCGTCTACATCTTCGGTCGCAACGAAGGTGGCTTGGACTTCTGGGGCGACGTCGCCAAGCTGAGCGCACCCGCCACGGCGAGCAACCCCGACTTCGGCGACGCGGTCGCGATTGCGTCGGACTATCTCGTCGTCGGCGCCGATGCAGCCGAAGGCGGTGTCGCCGAGTCGGGCGCGGCCTACGTATACGGTCGCGACGAGGGCGGCGCGGACAACTGGGGCTTGGTGTCGACCCTGGTCGGCTCGGGCGGTGCGGCAGGCGACGCCTTCGGCCGCACGGTCGCCCTGTCGGCCGACGCGCTTCTCGTCGGTGCCGAGCGTGCAGACGCACGCGGCACCGACTCCGGCGTAGTCTACTTGTTCGAGATGAACGCCGGGCAGTGGACCGAGTCGCAGAAGCTCGCGTTGCCGGCGCTGGGCGACGACGACCTGTTCGGAAGCTCCGTGGCCATCGACGCCGACACCTTTGCGGTCGGCGCGACGACGATCATCTCGGAGGGCTCGGTCTATATGTTCAGGCTCATCGCCGACACGGGCGGAGACGCCGGCGTGGACGCGGGGCCTGACGCCGGCCCGGATGCTGGGGTGGACGCGGGCGCCGACATCGGCGTCGATACCGGTCCGTCGGCCGATACCGGCACGCCCGAGGACACCGGAGCCGACGTGAACTCGGATATCGGTGTGGAGGCTGACGCCGGCGACGACGCGGGCAGCCAGGCAGATGCGGGCGGCCGCGTGCCCGAGGACGACGGGGAGCCGGAAGACGAAGGCTGCGCCTGCAGCAGCGTCGGCAGTACGCCTGGCAGCGCAGCCGGCATCTTCGTGGCGCTGGTCGCGCTCATCGGCGTCCGCCGACGCCTGAGCTGA
- the aceE gene encoding pyruvate dehydrogenase (acetyl-transferring), homodimeric type, protein MAEPNESSERARRERERAQIRDWLAALDDIIEREGVETAEKMLRQLQQRAAARGVELPFQFKTPYLNTIPPGDEAQFEGDPELEERILNIVRWNAMASVVRANRRLEGIGGHIGSYTSMSTLFEVGFNHFFRGQNHPEGPDKIYFQGHASTGVYARAFLEGRLDETQLENFRRELQPEGGLSSYPHPWLMPDFWEFPTVSMGLSPLMGIYQARFDRYLENRGMVENAGRVWAFCGDGEFDEPEARGALSIAALEELDNLNIVIDCNLQRLDGPVRGNGKLIQELEAVFMGAGWRVLKLLWDSAWDELLEKDVDGVLADHMESTVDGEWQRYAAEGGAYLREHFFGKDPALEQMVEGMSEHELDALARGRGGHDMKKVFAAFRAAEESERPTVILAHTIKGYGLGEAGEALNIAHKTKKLDEAHLRQFRDRFNVPVGDDQLADAPFYRPANDSREVKYVQERREKLGGYVPRRKVQAPPLEMPDDAIFDKVIENGSGGRPATTTMIAVRMLADLRKDDKVGELIVPIVPDEARTFGIEALFPQAGIYSAQEQQYEPVDANTLQSYKESTQGQILEEGITEAGSMGSFIAAGTAYATHGLNTIPFFFFYSIFGFQRIGDLIWAAADQRARGFLIGATSGRTTLNGEGLQHEDGHSHLLAYTNPRVRAYDPCFAHELAVIIRHGMREMYVNGEDVMYYVTVANEDFEHPGRDEYADQRGVDEEGIIRGMYRYRASRKSGEVRRVQLLGGGVLLREALEAQRILEDDFGVTADVWSVTSWKALYEDALDAERHNRLHPNDEEQVPYFTKKLGEEPGAVVAVSDFVKALPYSLGRFCPCEMVALGTDGLGRSESREALRDFFEVDAKHIVLAALRALAAEDRFPEGRLEKAIEQLGIDPSKPNPMTS, encoded by the coding sequence GTGGCCGAACCAAACGAGAGTTCCGAAAGGGCTCGTCGCGAGCGCGAACGTGCGCAAATTCGCGACTGGCTCGCCGCCCTCGACGACATCATCGAGCGCGAGGGCGTCGAGACCGCCGAGAAGATGCTGCGCCAATTGCAGCAGCGCGCGGCCGCCCGCGGCGTCGAGCTTCCCTTCCAGTTCAAGACTCCCTACCTGAACACCATCCCTCCGGGCGACGAGGCCCAGTTCGAAGGCGACCCGGAACTCGAAGAGCGCATCCTCAATATTGTGCGTTGGAATGCTATGGCCTCGGTCGTGCGCGCCAACCGGCGGCTCGAGGGCATCGGCGGCCATATCGGCAGCTACACGTCGATGAGCACGCTCTTCGAGGTGGGGTTCAACCACTTCTTCCGCGGCCAGAATCATCCCGAAGGCCCCGACAAGATCTACTTCCAGGGCCACGCTTCGACGGGCGTGTACGCGCGAGCCTTTCTGGAAGGCCGTCTCGACGAGACGCAGCTCGAGAATTTCCGGCGCGAGCTGCAGCCCGAAGGAGGTCTGTCGTCGTATCCGCACCCGTGGTTGATGCCCGACTTCTGGGAGTTTCCGACCGTTTCGATGGGGCTGTCGCCCCTGATGGGGATCTATCAGGCGCGCTTCGACCGCTACCTCGAGAACCGCGGAATGGTCGAGAACGCCGGGCGCGTCTGGGCTTTCTGCGGCGACGGGGAGTTCGACGAGCCCGAGGCGCGCGGGGCGCTGAGCATCGCGGCGCTCGAGGAGCTCGACAACCTCAACATCGTCATCGACTGCAACCTGCAGCGCCTCGACGGGCCGGTGCGCGGAAACGGCAAGCTCATCCAGGAGCTCGAGGCGGTCTTCATGGGCGCTGGCTGGCGCGTCCTCAAGCTGTTGTGGGACAGCGCGTGGGACGAGCTCTTGGAGAAGGATGTCGACGGGGTGTTGGCCGACCACATGGAGTCGACTGTCGACGGTGAATGGCAGCGCTACGCCGCCGAGGGCGGGGCGTACTTGCGAGAGCACTTCTTCGGCAAGGACCCGGCGCTCGAGCAGATGGTCGAGGGTATGTCCGAGCACGAGCTCGACGCGCTCGCTCGTGGCCGCGGCGGCCACGACATGAAGAAGGTCTTTGCCGCCTTTCGGGCGGCCGAAGAGAGCGAGCGGCCCACGGTCATTCTGGCGCACACCATCAAGGGCTACGGGCTCGGCGAGGCGGGCGAGGCCCTCAACATCGCCCACAAGACCAAGAAGCTCGACGAGGCGCACCTTCGCCAGTTTCGCGACCGATTCAACGTGCCTGTGGGCGACGACCAGCTCGCCGACGCGCCGTTCTATCGGCCGGCGAACGACAGTCGTGAGGTGAAATACGTCCAGGAGCGCCGCGAGAAGCTCGGCGGCTACGTGCCGCGCCGCAAAGTGCAGGCGCCGCCGCTCGAGATGCCCGACGATGCCATCTTCGACAAGGTCATCGAGAACGGCTCGGGCGGCCGGCCGGCGACCACCACGATGATCGCCGTGCGCATGCTCGCCGACCTGCGCAAAGACGACAAAGTCGGCGAGCTCATCGTGCCCATCGTGCCCGACGAAGCGCGCACCTTCGGCATCGAGGCGCTCTTTCCTCAGGCTGGTATCTACTCGGCGCAGGAGCAGCAATACGAGCCGGTAGACGCCAATACGTTGCAGTCCTACAAGGAGTCGACGCAGGGTCAGATCCTCGAAGAGGGCATCACCGAAGCCGGCTCGATGGGCTCGTTCATCGCCGCCGGCACGGCATATGCGACCCACGGACTCAACACGATTCCGTTTTTCTTCTTCTACTCGATCTTCGGCTTCCAGCGCATCGGCGACCTGATCTGGGCGGCCGCCGACCAGCGCGCCCGAGGCTTCCTGATCGGCGCGACCTCCGGGCGCACCACGCTCAACGGCGAGGGGTTGCAGCACGAGGACGGCCACAGTCATCTGCTCGCCTACACCAACCCGAGGGTGCGCGCCTACGACCCCTGCTTCGCCCACGAGCTGGCGGTGATCATCCGCCACGGCATGCGCGAGATGTACGTCAACGGCGAGGACGTCATGTACTACGTGACGGTCGCCAACGAGGACTTCGAGCATCCCGGTCGCGACGAATATGCCGACCAAAGAGGCGTCGACGAGGAGGGCATCATCCGCGGAATGTACCGCTACCGCGCATCGCGCAAGTCCGGCGAGGTGCGCCGCGTGCAATTGCTCGGCGGCGGTGTGCTGCTGCGCGAGGCGCTCGAGGCGCAACGCATCCTCGAAGACGACTTCGGCGTGACCGCCGACGTCTGGAGCGTGACGAGTTGGAAGGCGCTCTACGAGGACGCGCTCGACGCCGAGCGTCACAACCGGCTGCACCCGAACGACGAGGAGCAGGTACCGTATTTCACCAAAAAGCTCGGCGAGGAGCCCGGCGCGGTCGTCGCCGTGAGCGACTTCGTCAAGGCGTTGCCGTACTCGCTGGGTCGGTTCTGCCCCTGCGAGATGGTCGCCCTGGGGACGGACGGCCTCGGGCGAAGCGAAAGCCGCGAAGCGCTGCGCGACTTCTTCGAGGTCGACGCCAAGCACATCGTCCTCGCCGCGCTGCGCGCCCTCGCCGCCGAGGACCGCTTCCCCGAAGGACGCCTGGAAAAAGCAATCGAGCAACTCGGCATCGATCCGAGCAAGCCCAATCCGATGACTTCGTAA
- a CDS encoding dihydrolipoamide acetyltransferase family protein produces MATEFKLPQLGEQVEKGIVLSVLVSEGDHVDADDVVLELETDKATTEVPAPSAGTVGELRVHEGDEIQSGDVIMMLEEDGGEEEDEEKSKKKGEDAEEEEAQEPEAGGREPEPEDGDRESEPEAGGREPEPEPESEGREPEPEDGGREPKPEPEAERRSRSGDRERQRKQPRERERPKIGEPVPASPSVRRFARELGVELSMIAGTGDGGRVTEEDIKSHVRNLLEDVSREKQAREDELPDFSQWGEVEREPMNAIRRATADNVARSWEKIPHVTQYDDADVTDLENFRSRFAEEAEEEGGKLTVTAILVKVAAIALERFPDFNASVDVERGELVRKKYVSIGVAVDTEEGLLVPVLRDVDDKGLVQIAAELGEKAGKARARKMSREDMKGGTFSITNLGGLGTTRFTPIVGWPQVAILSVGRMETKPVWNGDEFEPRKILPLGITYDHRAVDGADAAKFLRWIAETLENPMRLTMEA; encoded by the coding sequence GTGGCCACTGAATTCAAGCTTCCGCAACTCGGAGAGCAAGTCGAGAAGGGCATCGTGCTGTCGGTGCTCGTCTCCGAGGGCGACCACGTCGACGCCGACGACGTGGTCCTCGAGTTGGAGACCGACAAGGCGACCACCGAAGTGCCGGCGCCCAGCGCCGGAACGGTCGGTGAGCTTCGCGTCCATGAAGGGGATGAGATTCAGAGTGGCGATGTGATCATGATGTTGGAGGAGGATGGGGGCGAGGAAGAAGATGAGGAGAAGAGTAAGAAAAAGGGAGAGGACGCGGAGGAAGAGGAAGCTCAGGAGCCGGAAGCCGGAGGCCGGGAGCCGGAGCCGGAAGACGGTGACCGGGAGTCGGAGCCGGAAGCCGGTGGCCGGGAGCCGGAGCCGGAGCCGGAATCCGAGGGCCGGGAACCGGAGCCGGAAGACGGTGGCCGGGAACCGAAGCCGGAGCCGGAGGCCGAGAGACGGTCACGGTCAGGGGACCGGGAACGTCAACGCAAACAGCCGCGGGAGCGCGAACGACCCAAGATCGGTGAGCCGGTGCCGGCGTCACCGTCGGTGCGTCGTTTTGCGCGGGAGCTCGGGGTGGAGCTGAGCATGATTGCCGGCACGGGCGATGGTGGGCGCGTGACCGAAGAGGATATCAAGAGCCACGTGCGCAACCTGCTCGAGGACGTGTCGCGAGAGAAGCAAGCGCGCGAGGACGAGCTGCCCGACTTCTCGCAATGGGGCGAGGTCGAGCGCGAGCCGATGAACGCCATTCGCCGGGCGACCGCCGACAACGTGGCGCGGTCGTGGGAGAAGATTCCGCACGTCACGCAATACGACGATGCCGACGTGACCGACCTGGAGAATTTTCGTTCGCGGTTTGCCGAGGAGGCCGAAGAAGAGGGCGGGAAGCTCACCGTGACCGCCATTCTCGTCAAGGTCGCGGCCATCGCGCTGGAGCGGTTTCCCGACTTTAACGCCAGCGTCGACGTGGAGCGCGGGGAACTCGTGCGAAAGAAGTACGTCAGCATCGGCGTGGCCGTGGACACCGAGGAGGGCTTGCTCGTTCCGGTGCTCCGGGATGTCGACGACAAGGGGCTCGTCCAGATTGCCGCCGAGCTAGGCGAGAAGGCCGGAAAAGCGAGGGCGCGCAAGATGTCTCGCGAGGATATGAAGGGCGGGACGTTCAGTATCACCAATCTGGGCGGCCTCGGCACCACACGCTTTACGCCGATTGTCGGATGGCCGCAGGTGGCCATCTTGTCGGTCGGGCGCATGGAGACCAAGCCCGTGTGGAACGGCGACGAGTTCGAGCCGCGCAAGATCTTGCCGTTGGGCATCACCTACGACCACCGCGCCGTCGACGGCGCCGACGCCGCCAAGTTCCTGCGCTGGATCGCCGAAACGCTGGAGAATCCGATGCGCCTGACGATGGAGGCATAG
- the lpdA gene encoding dihydrolipoyl dehydrogenase, which translates to MGAQVERRELVIIGGGPGGYAAAFMAADLGLQVALVDPEANPGGVCLYRGCIPSKALLHVAELIEQAKDASALGVSFGEPEIDAAKLREWKDGVVNKLTGGLGHLAERRDVEYVRGRAQFEDHRTLRIEGADGPGRIEFRHAIIATGSEPTALPGLPLDSHAIWSSKEALELSEVPERLLVVGGGYIGLEMATVYNALGSEVTVVEATPGLLPGVDRDLVEPLAKRLKARLHAVHLETKVSDASQLEQGAEVVLHGPDVDDEKEGFDRILVAVGRRPRSVGLGLEHTRVEVGPDGFIVVDESRQTTEPAIFAIGDVVSQPMLAHKAHHEGRVAAEVIAGRKARFEPRAIPAVVFTDPAVAWCGLTEAQAQDEGREVEIGRFPWSASGRALTTGRSDGLTKVLVDPDSQRVLGVGMVGPGAGELIAEAALAIEMGARAEDIALTIHPHPTLSETLMEASEDVFGEATHI; encoded by the coding sequence ATGGGCGCACAGGTCGAAAGACGCGAGTTGGTCATCATCGGCGGAGGGCCGGGAGGCTACGCGGCCGCATTCATGGCGGCCGACCTCGGCTTGCAGGTCGCGCTCGTCGACCCGGAGGCGAATCCGGGAGGCGTGTGCCTGTACCGCGGGTGCATCCCGTCGAAGGCGCTGCTGCACGTCGCCGAATTGATCGAGCAGGCCAAGGACGCCTCCGCACTCGGTGTGAGCTTCGGCGAGCCGGAGATTGACGCCGCCAAGCTGCGCGAGTGGAAGGACGGCGTCGTCAACAAGCTCACCGGCGGGCTCGGCCACCTCGCCGAGCGGCGCGACGTGGAGTACGTCCGCGGCCGGGCGCAGTTCGAGGACCACCGCACGCTTCGCATCGAGGGGGCCGACGGGCCCGGGCGCATAGAGTTCCGCCACGCGATCATCGCCACCGGCTCCGAGCCCACCGCGCTGCCGGGTCTTCCGCTCGACTCGCACGCCATCTGGTCTTCCAAAGAGGCGCTCGAACTCTCCGAGGTTCCCGAGCGCCTGCTCGTCGTGGGCGGAGGCTACATCGGCCTCGAGATGGCGACTGTCTACAACGCACTGGGGAGCGAGGTGACCGTGGTCGAGGCGACGCCGGGGCTCTTGCCCGGGGTCGACCGCGATCTTGTCGAGCCGTTGGCGAAGCGACTGAAAGCGAGGCTCCACGCGGTGCACCTCGAGACGAAGGTCAGCGACGCCTCCCAGCTAGAGCAGGGCGCCGAGGTCGTGCTCCACGGGCCGGACGTCGACGACGAGAAAGAGGGGTTCGACCGGATTCTGGTGGCCGTCGGTCGCCGCCCGCGAAGCGTCGGGCTCGGCTTGGAGCATACACGCGTCGAGGTCGGTCCCGACGGGTTCATCGTCGTCGACGAGAGCCGCCAGACGACCGAGCCCGCCATCTTCGCCATCGGCGATGTCGTCAGTCAGCCGATGCTCGCTCATAAGGCGCACCACGAGGGCCGCGTCGCCGCCGAGGTGATCGCCGGACGGAAGGCGCGCTTCGAGCCGCGCGCCATTCCGGCGGTGGTCTTCACCGACCCGGCGGTCGCCTGGTGCGGGCTGACCGAGGCCCAGGCGCAGGACGAAGGCCGGGAGGTCGAAATCGGTCGGTTCCCTTGGTCGGCCTCCGGTCGTGCACTGACCACCGGGCGCTCCGACGGACTGACCAAGGTGCTCGTCGACCCGGACTCGCAGAGGGTCCTCGGCGTCGGCATGGTCGGGCCCGGGGCCGGCGAGCTCATCGCCGAGGCAGCCTTGGCCATCGAGATGGGCGCGCGCGCCGAAGATATCGCGCTTACAATTCATCCACATCCCACGCTGTCCGAGACATTGATGGAGGCGTCGGAAGACGTCTTTGGGGAAGCCACGCACATTTGA
- a CDS encoding fatty acyl-AMP ligase, with product MKAHRLADSSQYADNWTLTDELWAILDSGPDLRGEFRFLEVGEEPMVMSHRELVENASAVTAGLERRGLQKGDSVAVILPENPDFLRGFLGAVIGAMVPVPLFPPLGFGGLDAYVERNARILEASGARVLVTSRRLQKVMWSLISEVDTLEEVVCIEDLAESGPADITRPGVSPDDLCFLQYTSGSTAAPKGVMVTHRSLGANMYGIVHQGLQIDFDTEEGVSWLPMYHDMGLIGMTLAPLSTGMTMSFIPTLDFVMYPECWVETISEYRAAATFAPNFAYALATKKIPKEKVAALDLSCLRVAGCGAEPIHPDTMRSFNEHFAPAGLRPEALVPAYGMAEATLAVSFIGVEEPVKTDRVCPNAYEQENVARPLGGVDTDMSERQAHEFVSCGRAFPRHSVKIMDEEGNVLGDREVGEIVFEGPSVAAGYYRDAEKTAETFTEHGLRTGDLGYMVGDELYVTGRKKDLIIINGRNFDPQTIEWKASEVAGVRKGNVVAFSLQTRESEELVVIAEAKGDVDPGRMARDIKRAVSRELFIKVSQVEIVGRATLPKTSSGKLQRSKAKEQYLSGELGKTMRAASRKVDVTSVGKHVARSMVNRMRHFVKQRVGNLSETLRSIVLPD from the coding sequence ATGAAAGCACACCGACTCGCCGACAGCAGTCAGTACGCCGACAACTGGACCCTCACCGACGAATTGTGGGCGATCCTCGACAGCGGACCTGATCTCCGAGGCGAGTTTCGCTTTCTGGAGGTGGGCGAAGAGCCGATGGTGATGAGTCACCGCGAACTCGTCGAGAACGCCTCGGCAGTGACGGCTGGGCTCGAGCGGCGTGGGCTGCAGAAGGGCGACTCGGTCGCCGTCATCTTGCCGGAGAATCCAGACTTTCTGCGCGGCTTCTTGGGCGCGGTGATCGGCGCGATGGTCCCGGTGCCGCTGTTTCCCCCGCTCGGCTTCGGCGGGCTCGACGCCTACGTCGAGCGCAACGCGCGCATCTTGGAGGCGAGCGGCGCGCGGGTGCTGGTGACGTCGAGGCGCCTGCAAAAGGTGATGTGGTCGCTTATCTCCGAGGTCGACACGCTCGAAGAGGTCGTCTGCATCGAGGACCTCGCCGAATCGGGCCCGGCCGATATCACGCGCCCCGGCGTCTCGCCCGACGACCTCTGCTTCTTGCAGTACACCTCCGGGAGTACCGCCGCGCCCAAAGGCGTGATGGTCACGCACCGAAGCTTGGGCGCGAATATGTATGGCATCGTCCATCAGGGGCTCCAGATCGACTTCGACACGGAGGAGGGTGTGAGCTGGCTGCCGATGTACCACGACATGGGCCTCATCGGGATGACCCTGGCGCCGCTTAGCACCGGCATGACGATGTCCTTTATCCCGACGCTCGACTTCGTGATGTATCCGGAGTGTTGGGTCGAGACGATCTCCGAATACCGCGCGGCGGCGACCTTCGCGCCGAACTTCGCCTACGCGCTGGCGACCAAGAAAATCCCCAAGGAGAAGGTCGCCGCGCTCGACCTGAGCTGCCTGCGCGTGGCCGGCTGCGGCGCCGAGCCGATTCACCCCGACACGATGCGCTCCTTCAACGAGCACTTCGCCCCGGCCGGCCTGCGTCCCGAGGCGCTGGTGCCGGCGTACGGCATGGCGGAAGCGACGTTGGCGGTGAGCTTTATCGGCGTCGAGGAGCCCGTCAAAACCGACCGTGTCTGCCCAAACGCTTACGAACAGGAGAATGTTGCTCGCCCATTGGGTGGGGTAGATACGGATATGAGCGAGCGCCAAGCGCACGAGTTCGTGAGTTGCGGGCGTGCGTTTCCCCGCCACAGCGTCAAGATCATGGACGAGGAAGGAAACGTGCTCGGCGACCGTGAGGTCGGCGAGATTGTCTTCGAGGGACCGAGCGTAGCGGCGGGTTATTATCGCGACGCTGAGAAGACCGCCGAGACCTTTACCGAGCACGGGCTTCGCACCGGCGACCTCGGCTACATGGTCGGCGACGAACTCTATGTCACCGGCCGAAAGAAGGACCTCATCATCATCAACGGGCGCAACTTCGACCCGCAGACAATCGAGTGGAAAGCTTCGGAGGTGGCCGGTGTTCGCAAGGGCAACGTCGTTGCCTTCTCGCTGCAGACTCGCGAGAGCGAAGAGCTCGTTGTGATTGCTGAGGCCAAGGGCGACGTCGACCCCGGCCGCATGGCCCGCGACATCAAGCGCGCGGTCTCCCGCGAGTTGTTCATCAAGGTCTCCCAGGTCGAAATCGTCGGGCGAGCGACGCTGCCGAAGACATCCAGCGGAAAACTGCAGCGCTCGAAGGCAAAGGAGCAATACCTGAGCGGTGAGCTCGGCAAGACGATGCGCGCCGCCAGCCGCAAGGTCGACGTCACCTCCGTGGGCAAGCACGTGGCGCGCTCGATGGTCAACCGGATGCGTCACTTCGTGAAACAACGTGTCGGCAACCTCTCGGAAACGTTGCGTTCGATCGTGTTGCCAGACTGA